AAGTCGACACCATGAGGTTGCGTCATGCTGTCGTCGCCGAGTTTCTTGGCTCGGCGCTGCTTCTCGCAACCGTCGTGGGTTCCGGCATCATGGGGGAACGACTTGCCGGCGGCAATGTGGGAATCGCCCTTTTGGCGAATACGCTAGCGACGGGCGCGGGTCTGGTGGCCCTGATTGCGACGTTTATCAGTATCTCGGGTGCACACTTTAACCCGCTGGTCACGCTCGCCGAGGTCTGCCTTGGCAAACTTCGGTGGAAGCACGCTGGCGCCTATATCGCGGCACAAGCTGTCGGTGCCATCGCCGGGGTCATAGCTGCTCACGGTATGTTCGACCTGCCGTTGATAGAGGCATCCAGACACGTTCGTACAGGTCCGTCACAGTGGTGGAGTGAGGTAGTCGCGTCATTCGGCCTGCTCACCGTGATTCTGAACGTGGCAAAGCGACGTATCGAATTCGTTCCGGTCGCCGTGGGCGGCTATATCACCGCCGCTTACTGGTTCACCGCTTCGACCTCGTTTGCTAATCCGACGGTGACTATCGCGCGTTCGCTGACGGATACCTTTGCCGGCATCCGCCCTGTCGATGCGCCGGGATTCATCGTGAGTGAACTGGTAGGCGGAGCCCTCGCAGTCGTCGTCTTCCTTTGGATGGAGCGCTCGCATGTTCCAACGGCAACCACGCTTTAAGGGAGCCGACAAGGAAGCTGTCGTGGTTGAAGGTGGAAGCCCGCGTGAACAGGCCGCCGGGCGGATTGACCAGGCCGAATTCCATAGCGCGCGGAAGCGCTAGCGCCGATGGTGTGGCGAAAGGCCTCGCCCCTTCGCCACGCTGCCCATCCTCACAAGGTGGGTAACCGTTCGAAATCGTCAAAGCGGGTAAATGGTGGTTGCACTTCGGTGACCGCAAGTTCGTCGACAAGTGCGGCGGACATTCCCTCGCTTAACCAGGCGCACATGTCAGCAAGCTGCTCCGGCGAGCCCTGCAGCAATGCCTCTACTGAACCGTCCATGCGGTTACGGACCCAGCCGGTAACGCCCAGCTCAGTCGCATAGCGCACGCAGGCTTCCCGGTACCCGATTCCCTGCACCTGGCCATGTACCCGGACCAGCCGGGTCTCAAGCATCCCGTCTTCAGCTCCCATACACGGTCCTCCTAAGCGGTAGCGCTACTTCGACGCATCAATGTGGGGTTCTGCTGCAATCGCATGCCTGCGCATCTTTTCCCAAAGGCTCTTTCTGGAAATGCCAAGCGCGTGGGCAGTCTCAGAAATG
The sequence above is drawn from the Paraburkholderia sp. BL23I1N1 genome and encodes:
- a CDS encoding acylphosphatase, translating into MGAEDGMLETRLVRVHGQVQGIGYREACVRYATELGVTGWVRNRMDGSVEALLQGSPEQLADMCAWLSEGMSAALVDELAVTEVQPPFTRFDDFERLPTL
- a CDS encoding MIP/aquaporin family protein → MRLRHAVVAEFLGSALLLATVVGSGIMGERLAGGNVGIALLANTLATGAGLVALIATFISISGAHFNPLVTLAEVCLGKLRWKHAGAYIAAQAVGAIAGVIAAHGMFDLPLIEASRHVRTGPSQWWSEVVASFGLLTVILNVAKRRIEFVPVAVGGYITAAYWFTASTSFANPTVTIARSLTDTFAGIRPVDAPGFIVSELVGGALAVVVFLWMERSHVPTATTL